Proteins encoded by one window of Thermobaculum terrenum ATCC BAA-798:
- the nuoF gene encoding NADH-quinone oxidoreductase subunit NuoF: MNRDEFVRLRKQCEENWNREVISAGKPVIWVSLDSGGIYCGSLDTYRAIEQEAKKLGVDILLKPTGAFGTTWLEPVVDIQLPGQPRVLYKHITADKVPELLESTLRRGKHRADLAYANFSDEYFQGIQPLSATDWWRPQHRILLANCGWQNPESLEDYLALGGFSALEKALFEMSQDEIIAEVKASNLRGRGGAGFPAGIKWESARSERNRPKYVIVNAHEGEPNVFKDRRLIEGDPYAVIEGLMIAAWAVGVNDGYIYVGSEYPLAMERLNRAIRRMHQVGLLGKDILGSGFDFDIKVVPGAGAYISGEASAAIYGIQGQKGFPRTKPPRSAEAGLWGKPTVVNNVETLANVPHIINKGAQWFASIGTENSTGTKVFSLAGDINHVSLVEADMGITMRDLLFVAGGGMRNGAKFKAVLAGGISGGALPESTLDLTNEFGTLEAEGSMMGSGGYIIYDENTCMVDLAFYCTRFNRDESCGKCVPCRIGTSAQLAMLDRIMKGLGEEIDIDRLTQSSEDIIAYSLCGLGQAAPIPVLSVLRHFRDEVEAHIREKRCPAGVCRMTPVRERRMLELIPAEATA, encoded by the coding sequence ATGAATAGGGATGAATTCGTCCGACTTCGAAAACAATGTGAGGAAAATTGGAACCGAGAAGTTATCTCAGCTGGCAAGCCAGTTATATGGGTCAGTCTTGACTCCGGTGGTATCTATTGCGGATCTCTTGACACATACCGTGCTATTGAGCAGGAGGCAAAAAAGCTAGGCGTTGACATACTCTTAAAACCAACTGGAGCCTTTGGTACTACTTGGCTTGAACCTGTAGTAGATATTCAGCTACCAGGACAACCCAGGGTACTTTATAAACATATAACTGCTGACAAAGTGCCAGAGCTTCTGGAGTCAACCCTTAGGAGAGGTAAGCATCGCGCAGATCTGGCTTACGCAAATTTCTCCGATGAATACTTTCAGGGCATACAACCTCTGTCTGCTACGGATTGGTGGAGACCACAGCATAGGATACTTCTTGCTAATTGTGGTTGGCAGAACCCTGAAAGTTTAGAGGACTATTTGGCTCTCGGTGGCTTCTCAGCTCTAGAGAAAGCTCTATTTGAGATGTCTCAAGACGAGATAATTGCAGAGGTCAAGGCCTCGAACTTACGCGGCAGGGGGGGAGCAGGATTCCCTGCTGGTATCAAGTGGGAGAGCGCTCGCTCTGAGCGCAATAGACCCAAGTATGTCATAGTAAACGCGCACGAGGGAGAGCCTAATGTATTCAAAGATAGAAGACTTATTGAAGGTGATCCCTACGCCGTAATTGAAGGTCTGATGATTGCCGCCTGGGCAGTAGGTGTAAATGATGGATATATATATGTAGGATCCGAGTATCCTCTTGCTATGGAAAGACTGAACAGGGCTATCAGGCGGATGCATCAGGTAGGACTCCTAGGGAAGGACATACTCGGTAGTGGTTTTGACTTTGATATCAAGGTAGTGCCTGGTGCAGGTGCTTACATTAGTGGAGAGGCTTCCGCGGCCATATATGGTATTCAAGGCCAAAAGGGCTTTCCCAGAACCAAGCCCCCGAGATCAGCTGAGGCAGGGCTGTGGGGCAAGCCAACTGTTGTGAACAATGTCGAAACTCTCGCTAATGTGCCTCACATAATCAACAAAGGTGCTCAGTGGTTTGCATCAATAGGTACTGAGAACAGTACCGGCACTAAGGTGTTTTCGCTAGCTGGAGACATAAACCATGTCAGTCTAGTTGAGGCCGATATGGGTATCACTATGCGTGATCTGCTGTTCGTTGCTGGCGGGGGCATGCGCAATGGAGCTAAGTTCAAAGCCGTCTTAGCTGGTGGTATCTCGGGAGGTGCCCTTCCTGAAAGCACGCTAGATCTGACTAATGAGTTTGGGACGCTTGAAGCTGAAGGCTCTATGATGGGCTCAGGTGGTTACATCATCTACGATGAAAACACCTGCATGGTGGACCTTGCCTTCTATTGCACGCGCTTTAACAGAGATGAGTCCTGTGGTAAGTGTGTGCCTTGTAGGATAGGTACCAGTGCCCAGCTAGCCATGCTAGACCGTATAATGAAGGGCCTCGGAGAAGAGATAGATATTGATAGACTTACACAATCTAGTGAGGATATTATTGCTTACTCTCTCTGCGGTTTGGGCCAAGCAGCACCTATTCCAGTCTTGAGCGTGTTGAGACATTTCCGTGATGAGGTCGAGGCTCACATACGTGAGAAGCGTTGCCCTGCAGGTGTTTGCAGGATGACTCCGGTGCGAGAAAGAAGAATGCTGGAATTAATACCCGCTGAAGCAACAGCCTAG
- a CDS encoding NAD(P)H-dependent oxidoreductase subunit E — translation MVRDTWTGSEEDRARVNSILDEFEGQDPMESLIPALHKIQAAYRYIPEEAGHIISERWHIPETDIFNVVSFYSDFSTEPRGKRVLWICEGAACYFMGGPQLGEVAQSVLGIPYNETTPDGEWTLRRADFCFGVCHRAPLVELDHHIYGPLSPEELRALIANPPEHSVEEDHE, via the coding sequence ATGGTAAGAGATACTTGGACAGGATCTGAAGAGGATCGAGCCCGCGTAAACAGCATCCTGGATGAGTTTGAAGGGCAGGATCCTATGGAATCCCTTATACCAGCCCTACACAAAATTCAGGCTGCTTACAGGTATATACCAGAAGAGGCGGGGCACATAATTTCTGAGAGGTGGCATATCCCCGAAACAGACATATTCAATGTGGTATCCTTCTACTCCGACTTTAGCACCGAACCCAGAGGTAAGAGGGTGCTATGGATCTGTGAGGGAGCGGCCTGCTATTTCATGGGGGGGCCTCAGCTAGGAGAGGTTGCTCAGAGCGTATTAGGAATACCATACAACGAGACTACACCGGATGGCGAATGGACCCTGAGAAGGGCTGACTTCTGCTTTGGAGTCTGCCATAGAGCTCCACTAGTTGAGTTGGATCATCACATCTATGGTCCATTATCTCCGGAAGAGCTCAGAGCCCTCATAGCTAATCCACCGGAGCATAGTGTGGAGGAAGATCATGAATAG